A portion of the Nitratidesulfovibrio termitidis HI1 genome contains these proteins:
- a CDS encoding XRE family transcriptional regulator, whose protein sequence is MMNLEQRQICGARRARMRFRIREALDRNNTNAKRLAADLGISHQAVLKVLQGNSHSQRVLDALRAAGVPERYLFDPRSEHVVAQDTTHEEGKVA, encoded by the coding sequence ATGATGAATCTGGAGCAGCGACAGATTTGCGGGGCGCGCCGGGCGCGGATGCGCTTCCGGATCCGCGAGGCGCTGGACCGCAACAACACCAACGCCAAGCGCCTCGCGGCGGACCTGGGCATTTCCCACCAAGCTGTCCTGAAAGTGCTGCAAGGCAACTCGCACTCACAGCGGGTGCTTGACGCCCTGCGGGCTGCCGGTGTGCCGGAGCGGTATCTGTTTGACCCCCGGTCCGAACACGTTGTGGCGCAGGACACCACGCATGAAGAAGGCAAGGTGGCGTGA
- a CDS encoding DUF2586 family protein, which produces DSRTMAEVTSDFQYEEVLRVVFKAVRKLRIAALKSMYDELGDPLVPENAGGLEYLRTNLETALTTMTAAVPPELAAYVVAIPPGQDYVNNGVAVETTLIGIPIIRQIKLFANYAYAGSSFDPRLTATA; this is translated from the coding sequence GCGATTCGCGCACCATGGCCGAGGTGACCAGCGACTTCCAGTACGAGGAAGTGCTGCGCGTGGTGTTCAAGGCCGTGCGCAAGCTGCGCATCGCGGCGCTGAAATCCATGTACGACGAACTGGGCGACCCGCTGGTGCCGGAAAACGCGGGCGGGCTGGAATACCTGCGCACCAACCTTGAAACCGCGCTGACCACCATGACCGCCGCCGTGCCGCCGGAGCTGGCCGCCTACGTGGTGGCCATCCCGCCGGGGCAGGACTACGTGAACAACGGGGTGGCCGTGGAAACCACGCTCATCGGCATCCCCATCATCCGGCAGATCAAGCTGTTCGCCAACTACGCCTACGCGGGCAGTTCGTTCGACCCGCGCCTGACGGCTACTGCCTAG
- a CDS encoding host-nuclease inhibitor Gam family protein — protein sequence MARRKPNPVIIADRPQAEGALAEIAVIDRKLTGIETDMNTAIDAAKAAAGQASAPLLARRADLENAVATWATLNKAELFMDRKSIDLGFGVVGFRQATKLKQVPRVTVAMTLERLRELGFLDGIRVKEEVNKEVAAGWPASKLELVGLKRHITDDFYIEIAREDVERAA from the coding sequence ATGGCACGACGCAAGCCCAACCCGGTAATCATCGCCGACCGCCCGCAGGCCGAAGGCGCACTGGCGGAGATCGCGGTCATCGACCGCAAGCTGACCGGCATCGAAACGGACATGAATACGGCCATCGACGCGGCCAAGGCTGCCGCCGGTCAAGCCAGCGCCCCGTTGCTGGCCCGGCGGGCCGACCTTGAGAACGCGGTGGCCACGTGGGCCACGCTGAACAAGGCCGAACTGTTCATGGACCGCAAGAGCATCGACCTCGGCTTTGGCGTCGTCGGCTTCCGGCAGGCCACCAAGCTCAAGCAGGTGCCCAGGGTAACGGTGGCCATGACGCTGGAACGCCTGCGCGAGCTGGGCTTTCTCGACGGCATCCGGGTGAAGGAAGAGGTGAACAAGGAAGTGGCGGCGGGCTGGCCCGCCTCGAAGCTGGAGCTGGTGGGCCTGAAGCGGCACATCACCGACGACTTCTACATCGAAATCGCGCGCGAGGACGTGGAGCGCGCGGCCTGA
- a CDS encoding regulatory protein GemA translates to MRKTRTNAAHRKALLGKSSIGVKQLGIDADTLREMLRNLFGKASRAELTAPELVRLCDHLAQRGAKFTSSAAPREGKPYKVKAAGRRSDWYEIPEGPQAARKRGIAAMWRRLGYDMTSLDTRVQRAFGVEAFRWLDDEDNLRTLARDLEARLRAREQREQDAAEATA, encoded by the coding sequence GTGAGAAAGACGAGAACGAACGCGGCCCACCGCAAGGCCCTGCTGGGCAAATCCTCCATCGGCGTGAAGCAGCTCGGCATCGATGCCGACACCCTGCGCGAGATGCTGCGCAACCTGTTCGGCAAGGCATCGCGGGCCGAGCTGACCGCGCCGGAACTGGTGCGCCTGTGCGACCACCTGGCGCAACGCGGGGCCAAGTTCACGTCCAGCGCCGCACCGAGGGAAGGCAAGCCGTACAAGGTGAAGGCCGCCGGACGGCGCAGCGACTGGTACGAGATTCCCGAAGGGCCGCAGGCCGCCCGCAAGCGCGGCATCGCGGCCATGTGGCGCAGGCTGGGCTACGACATGACCAGTCTGGACACCCGCGTGCAGCGGGCCTTTGGCGTGGAGGCGTTCCGCTGGCTGGACGACGAGGATAACCTGCGCACGCTGGCAAGAGATCTGGAAGCGCGCCTGCGGGCCAGGGAACAGCGGGAGCAGGATGCGGCGGAGGCCACCGCGTGA
- a CDS encoding AAA family ATPase, producing the protein MKKGIFIETDNVARLRRALRQAEDTERGRPGMVAVWGEAGVGKTIAAHSMYAQHGGAFLRVLEGMTQHAFLQELCWELMEARPHGAHRCRAEILRALDAEPVTIYVDEADRLDLRRLEDLRDIHDMSGCPVVLIGEQHLPGKLSQRSRIDDRIPDEYRVAFTGISTQDVAMYAMEGADLSLTTDAAALIHKQARGNFRRVHNLLLSVESAARAKNTGTVDAALVKAALPAGRR; encoded by the coding sequence ATGAAAAAGGGCATCTTCATCGAAACGGACAACGTGGCGCGCCTGCGCCGGGCCTTGCGGCAGGCGGAAGACACTGAACGTGGCCGCCCCGGCATGGTGGCGGTGTGGGGCGAGGCGGGCGTGGGCAAGACCATTGCCGCGCACAGCATGTACGCCCAGCACGGCGGGGCCTTTCTGCGGGTGCTGGAGGGCATGACCCAGCACGCCTTCCTTCAGGAACTGTGCTGGGAACTGATGGAGGCGCGGCCCCACGGCGCGCACCGCTGCCGCGCCGAAATCCTGCGCGCCCTCGATGCCGAACCCGTGACCATCTACGTGGACGAGGCCGACCGGCTGGATCTGCGCCGCCTTGAAGACCTGCGCGACATCCACGACATGTCCGGCTGCCCGGTGGTGCTCATCGGCGAACAGCACCTCCCCGGCAAACTGTCGCAGCGCAGCCGCATCGACGACCGCATTCCCGACGAATACCGGGTGGCCTTCACCGGCATCAGCACGCAGGACGTGGCCATGTACGCCATGGAGGGGGCCGACCTTTCCCTGACCACCGACGCCGCCGCGCTCATCCACAAGCAGGCCAGGGGCAACTTCCGCAGGGTTCACAACCTGCTGCTGTCGGTGGAATCCGCCGCCCGCGCCAAGAACACCGGCACGGTGGATGCGGCCCTCGTCAAGGCGGCGCTGCCCGCCGGGCGGAGGTAG
- a CDS encoding helix-turn-helix domain-containing protein translates to MATLIDDVVKLVRHGWRPYQGTVEAAVYERLRCPRAPLPTPGATRRASGPYWFHRADVFLCIGCGRRCSLNRPDGFAPPLPIRYPYSRELPFTLTPQEMVTRLRLLNVNQAAYCLNASASQIYHWIAEGRLRRLKDSPVRVPAEDVQAMMEDWEE, encoded by the coding sequence ATGGCGACGCTGATAGATGACGTGGTGAAGCTGGTGCGACACGGCTGGCGGCCCTATCAGGGCACCGTGGAAGCGGCGGTGTACGAGCGGCTGCGCTGCCCGCGCGCGCCGTTGCCCACGCCGGGCGCAACGCGGCGCGCCAGCGGGCCGTACTGGTTCCACCGGGCGGACGTGTTCCTGTGCATCGGCTGTGGCCGCCGGTGCAGCCTGAACCGCCCCGACGGCTTCGCGCCGCCACTGCCCATCCGCTACCCGTACAGCAGGGAACTGCCCTTCACCCTCACCCCGCAGGAAATGGTGACCCGGCTGCGCCTGCTGAACGTGAACCAGGCGGCTTACTGCCTGAACGCCAGCGCCAGCCAGATCTACCACTGGATAGCAGAGGGCAGGCTGCGGCGGCTGAAGGATTCGCCCGTGCGCGTCCCCGCCGAGGACGTGCAGGCCATGATGGAGGATTGGGAGGAGTAG
- a CDS encoding HEPN domain-containing protein, translating to MDRTIDGDKDFQLLGMWKVDSNDPLNMWFPGAYHHTENSGELKIFIEEHRILEWAKGGLFSVHGMTDSGCCTLLNCFLKNFTLNALGSTHKIHANGVVIGESPIDSNIHRFEKCSFSFENFSMWFKVHGNNSVDFKDDEILLSIKKGSSTWLDVDILDGVNLKIVESYMFKCGSRNASLEPQVNIVVTSERRESYDYFYDIVCKIQGLFSILIGKSIMPIDISLYDNDEKYEISIPSISYSHDIDFNRSIIFYTSESDLIAVFSCFFNKYELFEGIVFGIRDVFSSKTTYIEYELYKLMQMIEILAREFYGGKYCADNEFEHIMSIVNNSMLSINNEKIKTRIRNSIENSNEFTLRDKTIQLINDIRNNTSWDVSVNVKKCVNDAVTIRNDLTHYSKPFRHKFSVDRYVELCCFFKKIMWAALLFHVGFSWELIEKRVLKNPFFT from the coding sequence ATGGATAGAACTATTGACGGCGATAAAGATTTCCAACTTTTAGGGATGTGGAAAGTTGATAGCAATGATCCGCTTAACATGTGGTTTCCAGGTGCTTACCATCACACTGAAAACTCAGGAGAATTGAAAATATTTATTGAAGAACATAGAATTCTAGAATGGGCAAAAGGTGGACTATTTTCTGTGCATGGAATGACCGATAGTGGATGCTGTACTCTCTTAAACTGCTTCCTCAAAAATTTCACATTAAACGCTCTCGGCTCTACACATAAAATCCATGCAAATGGTGTGGTCATTGGTGAGTCACCTATAGATTCAAATATTCATAGGTTTGAAAAATGTTCATTTTCTTTTGAAAATTTTTCTATGTGGTTCAAAGTTCATGGGAATAATTCAGTGGATTTCAAAGATGATGAAATATTACTGTCTATCAAGAAGGGTTCATCGACATGGCTTGATGTTGACATTTTGGATGGTGTCAACCTCAAGATAGTAGAGTCGTATATGTTTAAATGTGGATCTAGAAATGCATCGCTTGAACCACAAGTGAACATAGTAGTGACCTCAGAGCGCAGAGAGTCGTATGATTACTTTTATGACATTGTATGCAAAATTCAAGGCTTGTTTTCTATTCTCATTGGAAAGTCAATAATGCCAATTGATATTTCGCTTTACGATAATGACGAAAAGTATGAAATATCAATACCAAGCATTTCTTATTCTCATGATATAGACTTTAACAGAAGCATTATATTCTACACCAGCGAATCTGATTTAATAGCCGTATTCTCTTGTTTTTTTAATAAATATGAATTGTTTGAAGGAATTGTGTTTGGGATTAGAGATGTGTTTTCATCAAAAACAACGTATATTGAGTATGAACTTTATAAATTAATGCAAATGATAGAAATATTAGCAAGGGAATTTTATGGAGGAAAATACTGCGCTGATAATGAATTTGAACATATTATGAGCATCGTAAACAATTCTATGCTAAGCATAAATAATGAAAAAATAAAAACAAGAATAAGAAACAGCATTGAGAATAGCAATGAATTCACGCTTCGTGACAAGACTATTCAATTAATAAATGACATTAGAAATAACACATCATGGGATGTGAGTGTGAACGTTAAAAAGTGTGTAAATGACGCTGTAACAATCAGAAATGATCTTACGCATTATTCAAAGCCGTTTCGGCATAAATTTAGTGTCGATAGATATGTAGAATTATGTTGCTTTTTTAAAAAAATCATGTGGGCAGCGTTGCTTTTTCACGTTGGTTTTTCATGGGAGCTGATAGAGAAAAGGGTCCTAAAAAACCCTTTCTTTACATAA
- a CDS encoding helix-turn-helix domain-containing protein — protein MCRVYEVTGTSVQKDLARVLGIGQSSVSIVNRTGNIPADWLLTLLRSHGINPDWILTGTGPRLVWVGAEIDAASQTIAELRQQVRELSDKLSRYGAVV, from the coding sequence ATGTGCCGTGTCTATGAAGTCACCGGCACCAGCGTGCAGAAGGATTTGGCCCGCGTGCTGGGCATCGGGCAAAGCAGTGTGAGCATTGTCAACCGGACCGGGAACATCCCGGCGGACTGGCTGCTTACGCTGTTGCGGAGCCACGGAATCAACCCGGACTGGATTCTGACCGGCACAGGCCCCCGCCTTGTGTGGGTAGGGGCTGAAATCGACGCGGCCAGCCAGACCATCGCCGAGCTTCGGCAGCAGGTGCGCGAGTTGTCGGACAAATTGAGCCGCTACGGGGCGGTCGTCTAG
- a CDS encoding putative holin, whose translation MRFTPRKLPRFRPPRMGWCMALAVVLLLGVARFAPQNLPVIMYKGSLLTLASVGGYWLARWVFPYGRPDQWLTGDRAVTLAASAGAMLSERMGVSLPVGPGTVLAVAVAMACVSMICRALLMLGAMLAVGLGL comes from the coding sequence ATGCGTTTTACCCCCCGAAAACTTCCCAGGTTCCGTCCCCCGCGCATGGGCTGGTGCATGGCGCTGGCCGTTGTGCTGCTGCTTGGCGTGGCCCGTTTCGCGCCGCAGAACCTGCCCGTCATCATGTACAAGGGTTCGCTGCTCACGCTGGCCAGCGTGGGCGGCTACTGGCTGGCCCGCTGGGTGTTTCCCTATGGCCGCCCCGACCAGTGGCTGACCGGTGACCGCGCGGTAACCCTTGCCGCCAGCGCCGGGGCCATGCTGTCGGAGCGCATGGGCGTTTCGCTGCCCGTCGGTCCCGGCACCGTGCTGGCCGTGGCCGTGGCCATGGCCTGCGTGAGCATGATCTGCCGGGCGCTGCTGATGCTGGGGGCCATGCTGGCCGTGGGGCTGGGCCTGTGA
- a CDS encoding XRE family transcriptional regulator, which produces MDTNTIAARIAQVRGNMPRAEFARRIDINANTLRSYESGASLPNSDVILRVCRAFSISTHWLITGEGEMALPKGVASVVYDHAVAPASQEGAASIPPAPETLVCADCELVMVPMVEARLSAGNGSFEVGEDVERRYAFRTDFLLRKGVPSSMVLMRVDGDSMEPYVLNGDVVLIDQSQRETRPGKIYAVGVEDMVYLKVVNAAPGKLVLTSHNAAYPPLEVDARGDLADGIRIIGRAVWVGRELN; this is translated from the coding sequence ATGGACACCAACACAATTGCCGCCCGGATTGCCCAAGTACGGGGCAACATGCCAAGAGCGGAATTTGCCCGCCGCATAGACATCAACGCCAACACGCTGCGGAGCTATGAAAGCGGTGCGTCCCTGCCGAATTCAGATGTAATATTGAGGGTATGTAGAGCATTTTCCATCTCAACCCACTGGCTCATAACAGGCGAGGGTGAGATGGCGCTCCCCAAGGGTGTGGCCAGCGTTGTTTACGACCACGCTGTCGCGCCAGCATCTCAGGAGGGGGCAGCAAGCATACCGCCTGCGCCGGAGACTCTCGTCTGCGCTGACTGCGAATTGGTCATGGTGCCAATGGTCGAAGCCCGGCTATCCGCCGGGAACGGCTCTTTCGAGGTGGGAGAAGACGTGGAACGGCGCTACGCCTTCCGCACAGACTTCCTGCTGCGTAAGGGCGTACCGTCTAGCATGGTGCTCATGCGCGTCGATGGCGACAGCATGGAACCTTACGTGCTGAACGGCGACGTGGTGTTGATCGACCAGAGCCAGCGCGAAACGCGCCCAGGGAAGATCTACGCCGTCGGCGTCGAAGACATGGTGTATCTCAAGGTCGTGAATGCCGCGCCCGGCAAGCTCGTCCTGACGAGCCACAACGCGGCCTATCCGCCGCTGGAGGTTGATGCGCGCGGCGACCTCGCCGACGGCATCCGCATCATCGGGCGTGCCGTGTGGGTTGGCCGCGAACTGAATTGA
- a CDS encoding HU family DNA-binding protein, giving the protein MNKKTMVDTVFAGVTASGRPLAKADVEHVLDAFGDVAAAELLGGGEVSVPGVGKLVAEERAPRKGRNPRTGEPVQIPARKVVKFRPSKDMKAALEG; this is encoded by the coding sequence ATGAACAAGAAAACGATGGTGGACACCGTGTTTGCCGGGGTAACGGCTTCCGGTCGCCCGCTGGCCAAGGCCGACGTGGAACACGTGCTGGACGCCTTCGGCGACGTGGCTGCGGCGGAACTGCTGGGCGGAGGCGAGGTGTCCGTGCCCGGCGTGGGCAAACTGGTGGCGGAAGAACGCGCCCCGCGCAAGGGCCGCAACCCCCGGACCGGGGAGCCCGTGCAGATCCCCGCGCGCAAGGTGGTGAAGTTCCGACCGAGCAAGGACATGAAAGCAGCCCTGGAGGGCTGA
- a CDS encoding transglycosylase SLT domain-containing protein, whose amino-acid sequence MRGRSYTARRVRLHGPLILCALLLLCALPAISHAVTIPPDAQRHRATLTREARFRFGMDAPVATFAAQIHQESEWRAGAVSPVGAQGLAQFMPGTARWLPTVMPDTGQPAPFNPAWAI is encoded by the coding sequence ATGAGGGGACGTTCCTACACCGCACGCCGCGTCAGGCTTCACGGCCCCCTCATCCTGTGCGCGCTGCTTCTGCTCTGCGCACTCCCCGCCATCTCCCACGCCGTCACCATCCCGCCGGATGCCCAGCGCCACCGGGCCACGCTTACCCGTGAAGCCCGGTTCCGCTTCGGCATGGATGCGCCGGTGGCCACCTTTGCCGCGCAGATCCACCAGGAGAGCGAATGGCGCGCCGGGGCGGTTTCGCCCGTAGGCGCGCAGGGGTTGGCCCAGTTCATGCCCGGCACCGCCCGCTGGCTGCCCACCGTCATGCCCGATACGGGCCAGCCAGCGCCGTTCAACCCCGCGTGGGCCATC
- a CDS encoding Mu transposase C-terminal domain-containing protein, whose translation MKTIKEAYATQELIRLLGLSTHTSVNRRAEREGWDSRKRQGRGGGNEWLIASMPEDTALAIRSAELREIATAEQDYAPVPVNELSPMDATRRALALARSDLVRLYMGWLRKHGTTVQARADFMAAYEGGAWPELLQKVSKTSWKTLERWKVQQRRAGDLMAIADKRGLAHRGKSLLTERHRQIILGKALHINNPAISYVCNQVTGLCKAEGLHVPSPATIRRFLNQYMGDCHAEWTFIREGKKAWNDKAAIWFERNWGLVEVGDILIADGHTLNFETTNPDTGKPCRMTMVLWFDGASNYPLGWELMPTENTASISAALRRACIRLGKVPRIAYLDNGKAFRAKHFKGCADFRQAGIVGLYEDLGVQVIHAWAYHGQSKPIERFFGTFHELENWVPSYTGRSIDTKPARMHRGEAMHRKLYDALGGRPLTVQETHAAIAHFFDAYVLRPQRGHLAGRTPHEIFSAGRGPGLTADDLNRLNLWMLSREVREIDRGGTVRLLGRRYFAPELYGKKHAVVVRYDDQRPQSVLVYATDGRFLAEAREMQTLHPAAYYLGEGEHREQLADALAIRREQEKLAGASSRALLDAVIIPEHRQRMAQLASDAPAALPEGERAIPAPARRELPIPTITDDERRAHDAMLAEHRARMAARPAYEAPSFFASQLDRYEFLFQISEVQGLPLTEADAAFKAEYEQSDEYLEVALPRYEQQRRLIARMAAMEARAS comes from the coding sequence ATGAAGACGATCAAAGAGGCATACGCCACCCAAGAACTAATTCGCCTCTTGGGGTTGAGCACACACACTTCGGTGAACCGCCGTGCAGAGCGCGAAGGGTGGGATTCCCGCAAGCGCCAAGGGCGCGGCGGTGGCAACGAATGGCTCATTGCGTCCATGCCCGAAGATACGGCCCTCGCCATCCGGTCGGCGGAACTGCGCGAGATAGCGACCGCCGAGCAGGACTACGCCCCGGTGCCGGTGAACGAGTTGTCCCCCATGGATGCAACGCGCCGCGCCTTGGCGCTTGCCCGGTCGGACCTTGTACGGCTGTACATGGGGTGGCTGCGCAAGCACGGCACTACCGTGCAGGCCCGCGCCGACTTCATGGCGGCCTACGAGGGCGGGGCATGGCCCGAACTGTTGCAGAAGGTGAGCAAGACAAGCTGGAAAACGCTGGAACGCTGGAAGGTGCAGCAGCGCCGCGCGGGCGACCTGATGGCCATTGCGGACAAGCGCGGCCTTGCCCACCGGGGCAAGTCGCTGCTTACCGAGCGGCACCGCCAGATCATCCTCGGCAAGGCGCTGCACATCAACAACCCGGCCATCAGCTACGTGTGCAATCAGGTAACCGGCCTGTGCAAGGCCGAGGGGTTGCACGTGCCATCGCCTGCCACCATCCGGCGCTTCCTGAACCAGTACATGGGCGACTGCCATGCGGAATGGACCTTCATCCGCGAGGGCAAGAAGGCGTGGAACGACAAGGCCGCCATCTGGTTCGAGCGCAACTGGGGGCTGGTGGAGGTGGGCGACATCCTCATCGCCGACGGCCACACCCTGAACTTCGAGACGACCAATCCGGACACGGGCAAGCCCTGCCGCATGACCATGGTGCTGTGGTTCGACGGGGCCAGCAACTACCCGCTGGGGTGGGAACTGATGCCCACCGAGAACACGGCCAGCATCAGCGCCGCCCTGCGGCGGGCCTGCATCCGCCTCGGCAAGGTGCCGCGCATCGCCTACCTCGACAACGGCAAGGCGTTCCGCGCCAAGCACTTCAAGGGCTGCGCCGACTTCCGGCAGGCCGGGATCGTGGGCCTGTACGAAGACCTGGGCGTGCAGGTGATCCACGCATGGGCCTACCACGGCCAGTCCAAGCCCATCGAACGATTCTTCGGCACCTTTCACGAACTGGAAAACTGGGTGCCCTCGTACACGGGCCGCAGCATCGACACCAAGCCCGCCCGCATGCACCGGGGCGAGGCGATGCACCGCAAGCTGTACGACGCCCTCGGCGGACGCCCGCTGACAGTGCAGGAAACGCACGCGGCCATCGCCCATTTCTTCGATGCCTACGTGCTGCGTCCGCAGCGCGGCCACCTTGCCGGGCGCACCCCGCACGAAATTTTTAGCGCCGGGCGCGGGCCGGGCCTGACAGCCGATGACCTGAACCGGCTGAACCTGTGGATGCTCTCGCGCGAGGTGCGGGAAATCGACCGGGGCGGCACGGTGCGCCTGCTTGGCCGCCGCTACTTCGCGCCGGAACTGTACGGCAAGAAGCACGCGGTCGTGGTGCGCTACGACGACCAGCGCCCGCAGAGCGTGCTGGTGTACGCCACCGACGGTCGTTTCCTTGCCGAGGCGCGCGAGATGCAAACCCTGCATCCCGCTGCCTACTACCTGGGCGAAGGCGAACACCGCGAACAGCTTGCCGACGCCCTCGCCATCCGGCGCGAGCAGGAGAAGCTGGCCGGGGCCAGTTCGCGGGCGCTGCTGGATGCGGTGATCATTCCCGAACACCGGCAGCGCATGGCGCAACTGGCCAGCGATGCCCCTGCGGCGCTGCCCGAAGGCGAACGTGCCATCCCGGCCCCCGCCCGCCGCGAACTACCCATCCCCACCATCACCGACGACGAGCGCCGCGCCCACGACGCCATGCTGGCTGAACACCGCGCCCGCATGGCGGCCCGCCCGGCCTACGAGGCCCCCTCGTTCTTCGCCTCGCAGCTCGACCGCTACGAGTTCCTTTTCCAGATTTCCGAGGTTCAGGGCCTGCCCCTGACCGAGGCCGACGCCGCCTTCAAGGCCGAGTACGAGCAGTCGGACGAATACCTTGAGGTGGCCCTGCCCCGCTACGAACAGCAACGCCGCCTGATTGCGCGCATGGCGGCCATGGAGGCTCGCGCATCATGA